One segment of Leptospiraceae bacterium DNA contains the following:
- the fbp gene encoding class 1 fructose-bisphosphatase: protein MKLATEMISLSQYLIEEQLKLPYATGDFTALMNHLVYAAKIVSREVRKAGLTDTILGATTDTNVQGETQMKLDRYADVLFTKALSICGHLCVLASEEQESIIEIPSGYKIGKYTFAFDPLDGSSNIDSNVSIGTIFSIHLRKSSPGTPGKESDLLQRGELQRCAGYILYGSSTMMVLSMGNGVVGFTLDPSCGEFLLSHENIKIPDSGSIYSINEGNYDFWSDSVKAYIRRIKNIENENKPKTLRYIGSLVADFHRNLLKGGIFLYPEDTKSKLYPLGKLRLLYEAAPIAFLAEQAGGMGITISGERILDIEPNGLHQRTTLVTGSKKEVEFFLDYTKNLRKA from the coding sequence ATGAAATTAGCAACAGAAATGATAAGTCTTTCTCAATATTTGATTGAGGAACAATTAAAACTCCCATATGCAACGGGAGATTTCACAGCTCTAATGAATCACTTGGTTTATGCAGCAAAAATAGTTTCTAGAGAAGTTCGAAAAGCTGGACTCACCGATACGATTTTAGGTGCTACGACAGACACGAATGTCCAAGGTGAAACACAAATGAAACTAGATCGATACGCAGATGTACTTTTCACAAAGGCATTAAGCATATGTGGGCATCTTTGTGTTTTAGCTAGTGAGGAACAAGAGTCAATCATTGAAATACCGAGTGGATACAAGATTGGCAAATATACATTTGCCTTTGACCCTTTAGATGGATCATCCAATATTGATTCAAATGTTTCGATTGGAACAATATTCTCCATTCATCTAAGAAAAAGCTCCCCAGGAACACCAGGAAAAGAATCTGACCTTTTGCAGAGAGGAGAGTTACAAAGATGTGCGGGGTATATTCTATATGGTTCCTCTACAATGATGGTGCTTTCTATGGGAAATGGTGTGGTTGGTTTTACTTTGGATCCTTCCTGCGGCGAATTCTTGTTATCCCATGAGAATATAAAAATTCCTGATTCAGGTTCTATATATTCCATCAACGAAGGAAATTATGATTTTTGGTCTGATTCAGTGAAGGCATATATTCGGCGAATCAAAAATATTGAAAACGAAAATAAACCTAAAACATTGCGTTATATTGGCTCTCTTGTCGCCGACTTTCATCGAAACTTATTGAAGGGTGGAATTTTTCTATACCCAGAAGATACTAAATCCAAATTATATCCACTTGGGAAATTAAGATTACTTTATGAAGCTGCACCTATCGCCTTTTTAGCTGAACAAGCTGGAGGAATGGGTATAACTATTAGCGGAGAGAGAATTTTGGACATTGAACCGAATGGTCTACATCAAAGAACTACATTAGTTACAGGAAGTAAAAAGGAAGTGGAATTCTTTTTGGATTATACTAAAAATCTTAGGAAAGCTTAA